In Ananas comosus cultivar F153 linkage group 7, ASM154086v1, whole genome shotgun sequence, the sequence GGAATGATTGAAAAGAGGTTTGACTGATCCACTGTCTGTTCAGGGAAAACTGCAAGGAATGATTGAAAAGAGGTTGACTGATCCAGTCTGTTCAGGGACAAAGTAAGTCCTAAACAGAGTATACAGTTGTCCTCATCATTGTCAACTGGTTGATTTAGCCTAGCCAACTGGTTCACCTATTAACCAGCCTACTCTGAAATTATACAAATGCTTCCACACAACTCTCACAGGAACCATACTATCAAAATGGGGCGTTATTTGGGTGCAGTTGGGTCACCGTAATAGGAATACTGTGACCCCCTCTTGCAGCAGGATATAGGTTCCTTTGATGGAGAAAATACAGAGCCTGGATTGAAATATTGCACAGAAGAATCACTGGCGACCATAAGAGATGTACTAAGAGCTTCAATATACTACTTTCACAAGATTCTCTGTATTGGTTTGATTTTACACTTGGACTTGCCTGTGATATTTGGCTTTGAATATTTGAGTTAGCTTGTATAGTTGTTTGAGTTAGCTTGTATAATTGATTGAATAGCACTTGATTGATTTgcattataaaatacaaaagttGTATCTAGTGATTCCAACTTTTATCAGGAAGACTGTGCAAAGAGCTACCAGATTGCTATTTTGGGGGCTTTTTGTTCAGTGAGAGGCATTTGATGATATAACTACTCATACTTTCTAGTTTTGATTCCTGTGCTTGGATACTCAAATGGGACTAACATTGATCTCTGCCTAATCAATATTGTTACGACATAACTAGGTATCTCATATCATATAATCCTATTCTAAATATGTCGTAATATATAGTATCCTCACATAGCATATCCTCACATAGCATATGAGGATACTATATATGTCGTAACAAATATTTCAACATTTTTGTGTACATGCTCTGAAGAACATTTTCTTTGAAAACCTGTGAATTCTTCTGAATCTCAAGAGAAATTTCACACTCGTACGAACTTCTAATGGCAACTGTTTATAACTTTCGATTTCTCACTATCACTCATCTAGAAAAGActgaaacaaataaaagattgaTATTTTGTCAAATCAGCATGATGCTCGTAATTTCTCTTATTACACAGACTATGCTTCTCATCCTAGTTTAGACTTATCAGCATTCATATTTCTCCCGTAGGCAGATCCTAAAGGGCCCAGAGAACCATGGCATGATATGCACTGCAGAATTGAGGGTCCTGCTGTATATGATATCCTTACAAATTTCGAGCAGCGATGGCGAAAGGCAACAAGATTGCGTGAGCGTTTTAAAAAAGCATCTCATTGGAAGGATGATGCTTTATTAAAACTGGAGCGAATTTCATGGATACTCAGCCCGTCCTCTACAATTCCAAATGATCATCCGAGTCTATGGGTTTCCTCCCAAGAAGACCCTGAAACGTGGCATGTTCAGGTTggagtgcattttttttttttcatttttgtgtgTATTGTTTTATTTCATTCTCAATTTCGTAAACCCATTTACCTTTCTAGTTCTTCAGGTTTTCAGATCTATAGACTCTGGATCAGTGAAAGGATTTCCCAAAAATTCTCGAGAAGCTATAGAAAAGGTGTGTTTCCAGTATTGTTCATCAATGAATATCAAGTGCCTAACTACTTACTAAGGTGCAGAGTAGAAATTCAGTATGGACTGTTTGAAAGAACGACATAACTGCTGCTATCCAATCAGCTTTCCCTGAGTTTGCAAAAGCAGTccaactttttttaaattttgtaatttttgtctACTTTATAGTTTTCTGGTATTATGGGCTAAAATCTCTATTCATGCATTCGACATAAAGATAAGTTTATACATTAAGATCTCGGCAATGGGCATTTCAATCCAGGGATTGATATTTCGGCTCAAGTTACAAATTGCATGCCCAACTTTTAATCAACGTAGACTGTGCTGCCATACCATGTTATGAGtttttaagattatttttatACGAGTGTATGCTCAGTGCTGTACCATTGTAGAAAGTTATGTATTGGTGCTACATCCATGTATATATTGCAACTCGTACTGATTTAACTTTTGCTATTGCTTAACTGCAGAACCTTATTTGTCAGAAGAACTTAATAGTAGAGAAGAGCATCCACACAGCATACATTAAGGCAATCAGATCTGCTCAGCACTTCATATATATTGAAAATCAGTACTTTATTGGCTCTTCATATGGTTGGCCATCCTACAAGAATGCTGGTATGGAGCACAGCCAGTTTAGCCTACTTAATTATACATCTAGATGTTATTTTACCACAAATGTGAACTTacatgaagtttttttttttttttttaacattgcAATCAATTTTCAATCAATTATACAACCAACCCCTCTAATGATATTTTATGGTTGAAATTCAGCATGCCATGTTAATTACGAATGCAGTAATCAATCAATCCAGTTCTTTCTAAAAAGATGCTCCATCTTTATTAGCCTATTATCTTCCAAATCCAGGATAGAAGTCAAATTCAGaagtaattttatgttttaaatgcGAAGTGTACCTTTATTTTAGCTACTGTGTTAGAACATGCTAATGTCGCTTAGCTTCCACGATGTCATTTAGTTACGCTCAGCATGTAAAGACAAGCCTTTAGTGTAGCGAATATAACAAACTTTATATGCATGTAGAATGCTTGAGACAAAGTAATCTTTTTCAAGTTAGTTTGTTGGTTGACCAAATTTTGGCCAGCCATTGGATTCAGATAGTTGTTGCTTGCTTGAAATTGCTTTCAGTAGCATTTATTTTACTTGAATAACACCTTAATAAAATCACTTTATCATTGCACTATGTGGCCTTTATTGCACCAACAACAGCTCAAGATGTAGAACATTTCAATCTGATTATTTGGtggttttctttctttatattatGTAAGTGTTTCTCTTAACATGGTGAAGGGATCTCCAATATGCCTTTTATTCTGGATTAATATAAACCACGATGAGTAGTATGTAGTTAGAAGTTCTTCCTGGTGTTCTTATTGCTGGTATTTCTGAGTGCTTGCTTGGTGTAATGCTGCTTGGTGTAATGCTTGTGAGCTGTGAAGACCTGTTTACACAGTTTTGTTGGCATTGACAGGTGCTGATAACCTGGTGCCGATGGAATTGGCCTTAAAAGTTGCAAGTAAGATTAGAGCTGGTGAACAATTTGCAGTGTATGTAGTGATACCACTGTGGCCTGAAGGAATCCCAACTTCTTCCTCTGTGCAAGAGATTCTTTTCTGGCAGGTGGTTTTACTTACCTACAGGACCTaatagatttcaaaaaaaatgttgttaaCGTGAATAATTAAACTGATGTTAATGTTGAAATCTATGTTTATGGATTGTTATTAGACGAAAAGACTAAACTTCTTTTAATGcttaaaaattcaaacttacTAGGAGGAATCCTTATGTAGATTCTTTTATAGAGGGTGcatctaaaattttttccttcattttgtTCTTTGTCAATTTTAATAGATTTTCTTGTATCTAGACTTTCATTTAGCTGCCTCCCTGAAATTATGGAACATATTCTTTTAAACATCATTCAGCTGCATTTTCATGTAAAGTGATTTCCTTTCACATTCAGCACTTTGTAGCAAAATGACAATAGCATGCCTTTGGCTAAGATCACCGGTTTGCATGAGGCCACATAAATTGACTGTGGGTTATAAGTGCCtctccacattttcaaatgacATATGGACCTCAGATGATTTATAGTCAACTATTTTAGACAATTGAAttgtattttcctttttcttgtcTTTGAAATCGTAGTTCCATTCAGCACACGGAGATTGGAGAGAACTATAAACACAATATGGGTACTCAGTAGGAATGCCACTTTAGACTGGGAGAGTCTCAAAGGCCATCTCTTATAAAGATGGATCACAACGAATATTGTCAGATGCTTATGCTATTTGTACTTTTCATAATTCCGATGTTCTATAAAAGTTATTCTTTGGGTTCAAATTTTGCAGTTCAATTTTGCTTTTTAACTGTTAGCATGTGTGAGTTTCGCAGGGTCAGACTATGCAGATGATGTATGAAGTTATTGGGCAAGAGCTCAAATCTATGAAGCTTGAGAATGCGCATCCACAGGACTACCTGAACTTCTACTGTCTTGGTAACCGCGAAGAATTGCCCAGTGATATTTCAGAGAACTATGATCATCCTACAGAAAATAGTCCTGTGGTAATCTAGAATGTATTTGTTTACGTTGTTAAAATGCTTACTGTATCATTCAAtgccaagtttttttttctttttctcctttatcATTAAATTGGTATTTGTTCTGTTTTTAGTACTTGATGCCCTcatataactttttaaatattttgttggaTCATATGCAAACTCGAAGCTAAAGATATGTTTAGAACTTCCAATGCCAAATAACAGTGGTAATGCCGAAACAACTAAAATGACTATGCACACAAATGCCGCTTATTTTGAAGTGAAATATAGATGATTTCAATGTTCCGAACTCTTAATAGATGACTACCGTGTTGTCAGCATAGTTGTTTTAACAAAGTTGTTGAATCTCTTCTTTCAATCAAGCTTTCAACTTGCTTAAAATTCGGTGTGGCATGTGTTTAAATTAACTAAATAGAAAGAGCATTAATTTGTTGATCAACAAAActtctatttaatatatttaaccgAGTTACTGTTtacagttttctcctaattctaGTCGAAGGAGCTTTTAGAAAAGCGTTTTTCCTTCACTTCGTAATAGTCCAGCCAAATCCGAGTCTTCTTTGTGTTTGGTCTGATCTGTTTATTGGTTGAGccaaattaaaacttttgaatacAATGGTTGGTATGGTTCTTTGGATTAACTAGTCCTTACAATAGTACATTTTTGCATCCATTATTTGCATCAGACTCTCCTTACATGAAAACATTTTTCTGGAATGCGCTTattttgctttatattttcTACTGTAATTTCATGACAGTGGTCAGCAATGACCGTTGATacactctattttattttattttattttattttctcagaACTTACAACTATCTTTCTCAAATGTAATCAGGCCTTGGCCCGAAAATACCGGCGTTTCATGATTTATGTTCATGCAAAGGGGATGATTGTAGATGATGAGTATGTGATCTTGGGATCAGCCAATATTAATCAAAGATCTCTAGCTGGAACAAGAGATACCGAAATCGCTATGGGCGCATACCAACCCCATTATACATGGGCCGAGAAGAAGAGGCATCCACATGGACAGGTTCTATCAAACACTCTTTTGCTCACAAGCTGAGAAAGATATTGTTCTGTttttgttatacaaattatcTATCTgatattcatattgcataacTAGTATCTATTGAGAAGAAGATTCTTTTAAGTAGGGGAAATAATAAGCTTCCAATTGGTGCCTGTAATTTCAGAACCTGGAATCTCGGTTCCGGTTTCTATCACAGGCAAATTCTCTTTGTCGATATGTTGTTACGTTAGCGAGGCCAAATAGGCGCTGATTGCTTTGCTCCTATTATAGAATACCACTCTGAAGAGCATTGTGATTAAATGAGAGGTACAGAGTTGATCACTTTCATCATCATAACTAGCAAGAATAGCCATCATACTGAATATGCAAGATTTCAAATTCAGTGTCTATGAGACAATTTATGATATTCTCTGGTTATTTTCTTACGCCAATCTTCGTAATATCAATATTTAAGCACCATAAGGAAGTGAGtcattatctttttctttttcaattaatttattgtaGTTAAAAGTAATCTGGGATGGGCTTCTTTTTAGCTATGTTATCATTCATATGCAAACTCTTCTTTATGGTTTTTATATTGGGACAAATTGTGAAGGAAAATCTATCACAAAGTTCTTCCAACTATGAAATCCCTGACTACCTTTTCTAACTAGaagtagaagttttaaattagaGCTACTTTTAAAGCCGAGAAACTCATTTTCGCTTTCCCCCGTAGCCAAAAGCTCTATACTGTTTTAGACAAATGCCTGGCTTCCTTCTCTGGAAGTCATTAAACTAAGCAAATGCATTTAACATTTGTATCGTCCTACTGTTTCTACTTACTCTACATGCATTTGCAGATATACGGATATCGAATGTCTCTATGGGCCGAGCACCTCGGCGCACTGGACGGCCGGTTCGACGAGCCGGGCAGGTTAGACTGTGTGAGGCTCGTAAACCAGATAGCTGAAGAGAACTGGGAGCGATACACTGCGGAGGAGNTTTATCAGAACTTACACCTATCTTTCTCAAATGTAATCAGGCCTTGGCCCGAAAATACCGGCGTTTCATGATTTATGTTCATGCAAAGGGGATGATTGTAGATGATGAGTATGTGATCTTGGGATCAGCCAATATTAATCAAAGATCTCTAGCTGGAACAAGAGATACCGAAATCGCTATGGGCGCATACCAACCCCATTATACATGGGCCGAGAAGAAGAGGCATCCACATGGACAGGTTCTATCAAACACTCTTTTGCTCACAAGCTGAGAAAGATATTGTTCTGTttttgttatacaaattatcTATCTgatattcatattgcataacTAGTATCTATTGAGAAGAAGATTCTTTTAAGTAGGGGAAATAATAAGCTTCCAATTGGTGCCTGTAATTTCAGAACCTGGAATCTCGGTTCCGGTTTCTATCGCAGGCAAATTATCTTTGTCGATATGTTGTTACGTTAGCGAGGCCAAATAGGCGCTGATTACTTTCCTCCTATTATAGAATACCACTCTGAAGAGCATTGTGATTAAATGAGAGGTACAGAGTTGATCACTTTCATCATAACTAGCAAGAATAGCCATCATACTGAATATGCAAGATTTCAAATTCAGTGTCTATGAGACAATTTATGATATTCTCTGGTTATTTTCTTACGCCAATCTTCGTAATATCAATATTTAAGCACCATAAGGAAGTGAGtcattatctttttctttttcaattaatttattgtaGTTAAAAGTAATCTGGGATGGGCTTCTTTTTAGCTATGTTATCATTCATATGCAAACTCTTCTTTATGGTTTTTATATTGGGACAAATTGCGAAGGAAAATCTATCACAAAGTTCTTCCAACTATGAAATCCCTGACTACCTTTTCTAACTAGaagtagaagttttaaattagaGCTACTTTTAAAGCCGAGAAACTCATTTTCGCTTTCCCCCGTAGCCAAAAGCTCTATACTGTTTTAGACAAATGCCTGGCTTCCTTCTCTGGAAGTCATTAAACTAAGCAAATGCATTTAACATTTGTATCGTCCTACTGTTTCTACTTACTCTAAATGCATTTGCAGATATACGGGTATCGAATGTCTCTATGGGCCGAGCACCTCGGCGCACTGGACGGCCGGTTCGACGAGCCGGGCAGGTTAGACTGTGTGAGGCTCGTAAACCAGATAGCTGAAGAGAACTGGGAGCGATACACTGCGGAGGAGATGAGATCACTCCAAGGCCACCTTCTCAGGTACCCAATTAAGGTGGAAGCCAACGGTAAGGTCGGGCCCCTGCCCGGCCACGAGTGCTTCCCCGACGTTGGTGGTAGGGTTTTAGGAGTGTCCACGACACTTCCGGATACACTAACCATGTAAAATGTTCTATTTTCTAgcagaaggaaagaaaaatctgaaaagaggagaggttttccttttcttttgtcttaGATTGCTGAGCGAGAGTTGGTTTAATGTTCGTTGTACATAATAATAGTGATGATAATATACATGCATGgtgctcttttttctttttctttttttgcttttttccttGTTTGCCTTTGGGACAATTACAAGTAGACCCCTCAAAACTTGAAAAATATCACAGCTATATgttcaaaattgttaattttaatattttatttctataaatttgtaaatgatattgtttttttttcttttttctgtcaATGAGCTATTTGCTTCTTACTATAACTACAGAATAACTCATAACTTTAAGGGCTTGTATGGTTTGCCCTTTTTTCATCTTGGAATTGGAATCAGAATGGACGAATTTGTTTGTCCGTGTTTGATATACGGAATTtttattccgattctgatttctGGATGAATGGGAGTTCTCccaattatccttttttttaatccagCCTAGAAGGTCGGATTAGAAATTGAATTCGAATATTAAATAGAATGAGGTAATGAATCAAATTGACAATGAGAATGGtttatttcgatttcgattcagatggcgaaccaaatagaatgagataatgaattattttgatttcagcTTACTCTCATTCTGATTTCGATACCGATTCTGACTTCGAAGCAAACACCCCCTAAATTAGACTTGTAAGATATATGGTACCTTTTTATACTTCTTTTTTTGGTATCAACGAAACATCATCGTAAAGCCAAATTTAACTAAATTCGACTATatgatttaattataataatttagaagaTTCTTATcacaataaaatttaagaattaaaataaaattttaggattaAAATATTACGCGTCTCATAGGTTGAGAaccaaatattaaatatttgcattttattttattttttattagtgaTTTGTCTATTTTGCAATCGCTgcttttttgtttatatttgtgTGCTCGTCGTAATAATTTTGCTTGCTAGCTCTCAAAGGTCAAATTTATGGCTGAGAAATAGAGATGGTCCTTTGATGTAAAATAGATGTAGATTATTGGTTTATCTAAATTCCGTTGaagttattgaggaataatatatctatatagatatagatgtagATACTTTATCACTTTTGATACCATCGATTAGTTGATCATCTTGGATTTCTTATGGTATAAGGATGTTGAATTGAATGGTTGTTATCGATGCTTCGTACGTATGGGAGTACTTTTATACATAATGTGGGTCTATGCATGTTGTAcagatttagaaaaatttcatTCTCTCTCCTAACTCAGCTGCGTGGGCAATCAAAGTGGCATCAAAACCAGCAGCTCTTTGTGGGAAATAAAAGGTTGTGCAACTATTGTAATCAAAGCTCCAAAACTGCCAGCAAAAATTCAAAGATTGTGGGCAACTTTTAAGCTCACCATGTAATTATGTGGGCTGTTTATTTCTCAGTGTTAGTGGGTTTTAATATATATGCTGCGTAGTGGTTAGATTCTATGTATCATGTGCCTATAAATAGAGGGTTGCCTAAGGCCAAGAGAGGGTAGAGAGTGtatctataatttatatttctaagtAGCAGAGTATTTAGTTTCTGCAGAACCTCGATTGCTCTCTCTCGTTTTCTCTTTCTTGCACTGAGTCTTTGGGAGACGCGGAGGTCCGGACAAGCAAAATTAAGACAGACTTACTTATCTTCGAGCAGAAAAACGGACGCCGCATGAACTTTGGCATGCGAAATCACTAAGTCCGTGACAACGTGCCCGAAAGAGTTGCCACTGTGGCCCAAAGCACGACGGTATGTCGATATGTTGTTttctcctcaactccttcataTGAAATGGCCTCCTAATGGCTGTTTAGCGAATTTTTGAGTTATAGTTCTATGCACAAGAATTAAAATGCTAGAaggttcatttttttttttttttttaaaaaaaaaaaaaaaaaaaaaggttcgaggtaggggtgtaaaacgggctgGGCGACAcatgggccgcccggcccgACACGGCTTCGAGTCAGGCTGTAGCACGTCGCAGTTGCTGTAGTAGTCGTGCCAGCCCGGCTTGGCCTGAGCTTTCGAGCCGTACTGGGCCGCTCTCTCTTGGGTCtgacggcccggcacggcaccgCCCGAGCCGTGCCTGGGACGTGTCAGGCCAAAGAGAGGTGGGTGGCCTGGCACGGCACGGCTCGCTTGGGCTCTGCCAGTCGGGCTAGTACAGCCCGGCTCCCAAGGAGCCTTGGGGTCTGAGCTCTTAGGGAGAGGGCCAGGGGTGATTCTTAATCTGATAGGCCGAAGAACTTTGGTCTATTGGATCAAAAGCTTatctttttttacaaaaaataataataattcatattttttaaaaaaaattaaaaatttgttattttttagttatttttataaattttaatttttttaatcaaaataccaatttaaatagaaataatttattattattattaaattttacatacttttaaaaatataaaacaatttaaGCGGCCAACCTGTAGCACGGCCCGGCCCAACCCGTAACTTCCGGGCCGAAGGGCCTGTTCGGAAAATATCGCATTGAAAATCTTATATTGTGATTAGAATCTACCTAGTTttgtgataaaataaataaatcaacttacagataaatgctaaaatccaaataaataatttgaccgatccggaagcgtgcgtaGCACAGCCCTAACGCGTATTTCCGCccttcgtgcgggattaaccgaaaACACCGCCCCAAGATACGATTGAAATTCCTCCTGCTACGAGCACGAACACGGACCTGTTTCGGCCCTACCTGGCCTGAATTTGAAGTCGGACCAAACCGGACCGACCCGTGACCCGTTCCGGCCCGACTAATATGGGCCATTCCGGTCCGACACGACCCATTTTACATTCCTAGTTCCAGGCTCTACAATGAAGAAATAGCTGCGCCTATTTACTGTATTGGTTGTTTCTACTAAATGATGTTACAAAGGTGGCgcaaaaaaaagatataataatttCAGATAGCTTTTATTTGATCttaacgagaaaaaaaaaaaaagcataaaggGTGCTCAAATTTTAGAATTCATATCCTATTTAGCTacgagagaggaaaaaaaatcagtttctTTAAAATTAGCAAGCATTGAGTATTTTTTACAGCTAATGAAGCTCTAATATTGTACTTATAGTAGGTGCCAAAAAAGTGTCTAGATTCAATGTACTGCACTGCTCtgtgtaaaataattttattgctCACTATGAACAATATAGTACAAAAGGTaatgatattttgtattttttttccttttattttatcttatctttTTTGTGGGCGTGTTTAGTTCGCTCATTTTTCACtctggaattggaatcggaacgAATGAATTCGTTTGTCTGTATTTGATATGCGggattttcattccgatttcgatttccGGGTGAATGGAAATCCTCTCAATTACTGATTTTTCTAATTCGGCAGGctgaattgaaaattgaatccggGCAGAATAGATATGTTCGATTAAAGTTTACatttttaagcttattttttaattaaaatataagtttaaatttaaattttatatttataaattttaattttaatttaaacttaaattaaaaattaaaattcaatcaagcatttctaacctaatttataaatttaaattaaaatttaaatctaaagttttattcgaattgttttttcaaaatttaaattaaatttatggattcaaactgaaatttaaattataattttaagtttgaatttgaataaatcaaaatttagttttatattttgaactatccgttcaatttcaaattttaatttttttaaaaatatattcaaaattttgtcctcattttaaaattttgacgtcaatttttaatatttaattttagtttgaatattagaaagataaaatttgcatattaatttgattatattttttatatttatatgaacCAAATACCGACAATAAAAATgattcattccgattccgattcaggtggcgaaccaaataaaatgatgtaataaATCATTCCGATTCCGTTTCCAGCTCATTCTTATTCCGATTTCAataccgattccgacttcgaatcAAATACACCCTGTATGTATTTTTCTTAATGACATCACTAAGTACCATATGCAAACTAGaaacctttatatatatatatatagagagagagagagagagagagagaaaaagagagaaagagacctTGGTGCTATTAGGCTTTCCGCTATTTGACGAAAAAaaatacggttaggatgatgtggggctcctaggattgagtgtgttattggtttaatagtataatctaacgggtgaaaatagtcaaaggattaaatacttaaatctaacggcagaaaacttggtgctatcgatagtatctcagccagacactctctttctctctctctttctatatatatatatattaagggtAAAAATCAATTTGCCCTCTATGTGGTTTAGCTCTGTTTCACTTTACTATTcaatgattcaaaaaattatatataactattctGTAACCTTATCTCTATCTGTATAAAATATCTACTATTAAATATGATAACAAAGTAAAAttctttgataactctagaataATTAAGCATAACTATTTCAACTACATGCAGATGGTAAA encodes:
- the LOC109713030 gene encoding phospholipase D delta-like isoform X2; this encodes MASSSGENPTDGPVLLHGDLDLWIIEARRLPNMDWFSDHLRRCFDPCISLIPTPKPSSDPGDPEGDRDRRHGAKIITTDPYVTVSVAGAVVARSRVIPNSQEPKWNEHHLVPLAHRAASVNFHVKDDDLLGAELVGSASVPASRLLAGAIREWLPLRRPNGKPPKRGAALLVALSFVPAEETPLYRIGIAGDPERRGVREAYFPLRSGGAVTLYQDAHVREGELPKIELEDGRVFEHGTCWQDMCQAILEAHHLIYIVGWSVYARVKLVREPTRPLPRVATELTLGELLKYKSEEGVRVLLLVWDDKTSHDKLFIKTGGVMQSHDEETRKFFKHSSVICVLSPRYPSNKLSIVKQKVVGTLYTHHQKCLLVDTQASGNDRKITAFIGGLDLCDGRYDTPQHRIFRDLDTVFSSDFHNPTFAADPKGPREPWHDMHCRIEGPAVYDILTNFEQRWRKATRLRERFKKASHWKDDALLKLERISWILSPSSTIPNDHPSLWVSSQEDPETWHVQVFRSIDSGSVKGFPKNSREAIEKNLICQKNLIVEKSIHTAYIKAIRSAQHFIYIENQYFIGSSYGWPSYKNAGADNLVPMELALKVASKIRAGEQFAVYVVIPLWPEGIPTSSSVQEILFWQGQTMQMMYEVIGQELKSMKLENAHPQDYLNFYCLGNREELPSDISENYDHPTENSPVALARKYRRFMIYVHAKGMIVDDEYVILGSANINQRSLAGTRDTEIAMGAYQPHYTWAEKKRHPHGQIYGYRMSLWAEHLGALDGRFDEPGRLDCVRLVNQIAEENWERYTAEEMRSLQGHLLRYPIKVEANGKVGPLPGHECFPDVGGRVLGVSTTLPDTLTM
- the LOC109713030 gene encoding phospholipase D delta-like isoform X3 — encoded protein: MASSSGENPTDGPVLLHGDLDLWIIEARRLPNMDWFSDHLRRCFDPCISLIPTPKPSSDPGDPEGDRDRRHGAKIITTDPYVTVSVAGAVVARSRVIPNSQEPKWNEHHLVPLAHRAASVNFHVKDDDLLGAELVGSASVPASRLLAGAIREWLPLRRPNGKPPKRGAALLVALSFVPAEETPLYRIGIAGDPERRGVREAYFPLRSGGAVTLYQDAHVREGELPKIELEDGRVFEHGTCWQDMCQAILEAHHLIYIVGWSVYARVKLVREPTRPLPRVATELTLGELLKYKSEEGVRVLLLVWDDKTSHDKLFIKTGGVMQSHDEETRKFFKHSSVICVLSPRYPSNKLSIVKQKVVGTLYTHHQKCLLVDTQASGNDRKITAFIGGLDLCDGRYDTPQHRIFRDLDTVFSSDFHNPTFAVNPKGPREPWHDMHCRIEGPAVYDILTNFEQRWRKATRLRERFKKASHWKDDALLKLERISWILSPSSTIPNDHPSLWVSSQEDPETWHVQVFRSIDSGSVKGFPKNSREAIEKNLICQKNLIVEKSIHTAYIKAIRSAQHFIYIENQYFIGSSYGWPSYKNAGADNLVPMELALKVASKIRAGEQFAVYVVIPLWPEGIPTSSSVQEILFWQGQTMQMMYEVIGQELKSMKLENAHPQDYLNFYCLGNREEFRGNNKLPIGAXLSELTPIFLKCNQALARKYRRFMIYVHAKGMIVDDEYVILGSANINQRSLAGTRDTEIAMGAYQPHYTWAEKKRHPHGQIYGYRMSLWAEHLGALDGRFDEPGRLDCVRLVNQIAEENWERYTAEEMRSLQGHLLRYPIKVEANGKVGPLPGHECFPDVGGRVLGVSTTLPDTLTM